Sequence from the Saccopteryx bilineata isolate mSacBil1 chromosome 6, mSacBil1_pri_phased_curated, whole genome shotgun sequence genome:
actccgaggtcaccagcttgagcacgggttcatctggtttgagcaaaagctctccagcttggacccaaggttgctggcttgagcaaggggttactcagtctactggaggcccacggtcaaggcacatatgagaacgcaatcaatgaactaaggtgttgcaacattcaacgaaaaactaatgatcgatgcttctcatctctccatttctgtctgtccttgtctattcttctctctgtctctgtaaaaaaaattaattaattaaaaattaaattttataaagtaaagttactttcacctgaccaggtggtggcgcagtggatagagcgtcggactgggatgcggaggacccaggttcgataccccaaggtcgccagcttgggcgcgggctcatctggtgtgagcaaagctcaccagcttggactcaaggtcactggctcgagcaaggggttacttggtctgctgaaggcccgcagtcaaggcacatatgagaaagcaatcaatgaacaactaaggtgtcacaatgaaaaaactgatgattgatgcttctcatctttctcctttcctgtctgtctgtccctatctatccatctcgctctgtctctgtaaaaaaatgaaaaatattttttaaaaaaataaagttacttccctactttataaatcaccattaccatTACTggggaaccggtgggcagttagaaaattttactactaacagagatacaaaagtgggcggtaggtataaaaacgttgacaaaaaaaaaaaaaaaaaaaggttgactacccctgatctagcccCAGAAGCACCCCCGCTAGCTTGCAGAATCTCCAATAAGCTGTGTGAAACTGGAGAGTGGGGGGTTCAGACAGAAAGAATTACTATTGCCTGGGACTTACCCGGAGCTTTTCTACCTCCTTCCTGATCAGGAACCTGACTTGGTCCCGGTCGTTCCTAGAGTAATAGAGACGGCACCAGGAACGCTTCCCGTCCCTGCCCGCACGGCCAGACTCTTGGTAGTAGCCAGCCATAGACTTGGCAATATTCCAGTGGACAACAAACCTATAGGACCAAAGGGACAAGCAGCATGAGATGGGACAGAAGACCTGAGGGGAAGAGTGATTCTGAGTGAGTGGAGCAGGGCTCTCCATAGTGACAAGGAGTGGGTAGATGAGCAggaagaggcacagagaggaccCCAGGGAGAAGTATGATTAGGACACCTGCAGTCTGCCAACAGGCCTCCCTGCATGGAATAGACCAGTTCAGAGGCCATAGCAGTAAAGGGGGACATTCCAAGAGAAACAAACTAACTCAGAGGTCcagtggaaaaaaataatggactcaaataaataagattagGCCACTTACGAGCTGCAGAAATAAGTAAGATTAGACCACTTATGAGCTACAGAGCCTTGAGAAAGTCCTTTATAATCTCTTCAAAGAGGGAAAGggataacatttattaaatacgtACTATAAGCCAGTGTATATATTTGTCTCACTTAATTGTTCCAGTCACCATCACATGAAGTAGCccccttttaaagaaaatgaacttgAGATTCAGAGAGGTAAATTGTACAAGGGGACACAACAAGGGGAcagcagagctaggatttgagcCTAGGAGTGTCTGACTTCAAAGTTGGCCCCTAACAAAACAGCCAACCCATCATCCAAACTCTGATTCCAAAGTCCTTgtttggaaggagacttgactttgggtggtgaacacaaaatatatatacagatggtTTACTACACAACAATATACTTGAAACCTCcaccaatacattcaataaaaatttaaaaaataaaaataaacaaaacccatgTTCTCTCAAGTGTAGTACACAGACCAATTCCTACCATGACCAACTCAGGGTCACTATGAGTATTAATAAGACCATGCATGTAAAAGGGCTCCGTAAATCTTACAAGGTATTATTGTTGGTATTAATCAGAACTAAGGCTTCAGGCTGTAGCCCAAAATGTCTCTGGAAGGTCAGGCATTGCTAGAGGTAAAAAACTTCCAACAGCTGCCAGCCTGGGCCTAGGAGGCTGGGACGCACCCATCTCCTCCAGGCGTCAGTCAGCAGTAATATGGGATAGGAACAAGCTCTTTGCCTTTGACTTCCCATAGGGGGAAGGATAAGATAGTTCATCCCATCCCTCACAGGGTCCACCTGTAAGATGTGAGTGAACAGGGCTGAGTTCATGAATGAGCCTGATGATGTACACGCTACCCCATTTCCTGGGGGACAGAAGAACTATGCTGTGCAGTCACAAGGAGCAGGCTGCACAGAAACTGTCAACATGTGGGCTGTGTACTAGGGACCCTCTCCTGGGGCTTCCTTCCCCACTAACCCCAGAAGGAGCACATGGAGCCAGTCCTCCTGGCAGAGCACCGGgcagcccacccccacccagcaagGCCCTGATCAGGAAGGTGAGACAAGAAATGAGCTTACCTGACGTTGGCTTTGTCCACTCCCATCCCAAAACTAATGGTTGCAACAATTACAGGGACCTTCTCCTCCATCCACTCATTCTGCACCAGTGTTCTTTCAGAAGCCTTCAGCCCTATAAAGGAGGGAAAGGTGGGGAAGGGAACTCACATTTCCCTTGGGTTTCCCTTGGGGGTCTATCTTGGGTTTGACCCTATGCTGGGCACTGTACACATACCCTCAATCCATCAGTTACCAgttctgtgaccttgagccaggcacttaacctctctgagcctgagcTAATAAAGACCCTTGCCTATGTATGGCATAGAGCACTCAACGAATGTTAGAGCCAAGACTGAAATCCAAATCCACTGGCCTACAAAGTGTGTGCTCTTTCCACAACACCAATACTTGGGCTTATAAAAACTTATCActattcctgacctgtggtggcgcagtggataaaggtgtcaacctgaaacgctgaggttcaGGTCAacagccctgggcttgccaggtcaagggcaaatatgagaaactattgtgagttgatgcttcctgctcctccctcccttctctctttctttctctctcttaaaaccaagaaatcttaaaaaacaaacaacaaaaaagctcacTACTTGCTGTTGGGTGGGACATAgggcaaaaaaaaattcaggagtCACAAGTCTCATTTTAGACCTCATTCATGTCTAGACTCCTTTCTGTGGATTCAAATGAATCACTTTGGGTATCTAAAAAAGATTCAGACCACCCGATTTTCCAGGATTTTTAAGAACTAGAGACTTGCTAAGTAACCTCTGGGACTGAAGAGGACCTCATGGCCTGGGTGGCCCTTACCTGCGTGGTAGGCCTTGGCATTCAACCCCCTGTAACTGAGCTCTATTGCCAGCTGTTCACAGGCCTCTCTGGTCCTGCAGTAGACAATGCCGCAGCCGGACAACTAAATGGGCAAATAGGAACAACAGGAGGGAAATAAGCAGTGGGAAAAACAATCAATCTCCTTTCAAAGAAGCTCTATCCTCTGTCTCTCATCAGCCTCAAAGTCTCTTCGGAGGCAGGCCACCAAGCAGGGCTCTGccactttctatttatttatttatttttacagaggcagagatagacagggacagacagacaggaacggagagagatgagaagcatcaatcatcagtttctcgttgcgcgttgcaacttcttagttgttcattgattgctttctcacatgtgccttgaccgcgggccttcagcagaccgagtaaccccctgctggagccagcgaccttgggtccaagctggtgagctctttgctcaagccatatgagcccgcgctcaagctggccacctcggggtctcgaacctgggtccttccgcatcccagtccgacgctctatccactgcgccaccacctggtcaggcgctctgCCACTTTCTAACAAAAAAGGACCAAAGTAGCCCAAAGCCCAACTAATCTaactcctctgcctcctcccctaaAATCTTGAATAGGTCTACAAAGGCTACAGTCAGAGGCTGACTGCTTGCCTCCCAAAGAAAGATTCTACAACAAGGAAACCCCAGTAAGGAGAACAATGTCAAGAAGCCAAAGGGacaactctctgtctctctgtgcttTAAGCAGCTACAGCTAGTCCTGGCTAAGGAAGCCAGAAAAAGCAAAGGTCTTAGAAAACCAATACCCATATCTGTGCTATAAACAGAACCTTATTGCTCCACATGCAGCATGGCCTCCCCACATTAGTGCCCTCACCCCTTTATCAGCCTTCTGTCCAAGAGCCTTATGACAGAAGTCCCTGAGGTTCTCATAGGGATCAGAAAGCAGTTCCTTGAACTGCACATCATAGAAGAGGTTGGCCCGGAAGCAGGGAGTCTTGAAGGCAGCAACCGGTTGTTTCAGGTGCAGAGCAGCAAACACATCCTCCTGTACCTGTGGGGTGGCTGTGGCGGTGAGAGCCACACACGGGGCATGTGCCAGGCGGGAGTGCAGAGCACCCAGACGCAAGTAGTCAGGACGGAAGTCATGTCCCCACTGGGAAACACAATGAGCTTCATCCACCACCAGGTAAGAGACCAAGTGGCGGGACACCAGGGAGTTCAGGGTGGGCTGGAAGGAGGCTGAGGCCACCATCTCTGGCGTGATGTACAGAAGTTTGGTCCATGGCTTTTCTTTCTCCAGGTCAGAGAGcagctccttcttctcctctgctgAGAGCTTCGAGTTCAAGGAACTCACTCGTACCTTTAGGGCCAGCAAGTGGTCTacttggtcctgagggcagaaAGGGGAGAAGCACGAAGAGGAGTATAATTGGCTCTCGGGATCTGCAATGCCTGGGATATTTCCCAGTCATAAAACATCCTCCGACCACCCTCTAATATGTCTTCCCTTTGCATGCAAGAAATACTGAAGGTCAAATGGTTGAAAGGACAGGCTCTAGGGCCAGACAGACCTGAGTTTAATCCTTGCTCACTTAACTGCCACATGCTTTGGGCTAGTTCTTAACCTTAACCTGTCAATTTTCTCATTCTCCCTAATGTAAAAACAGTAACTACATAATAGGACTGTCATAAGAATGATATTCTACATTCGCCTGACcactcagtggcacagtggattaaagcatcagcctggggcactgaggacccaggttgtaAACCctaaggtccccggcttgagcatgggctcgtcaACTTGAAtgcgggatcacagacatgatcctacggttgctggcttgagcccaaaagtcactggcttgagcaaggggtcacgcactttgctggagccccccccccccatcaaggcacatatgagaaagcaatcaatgaacaactaactaaggtgccacaatgaagaattgatgcttctcatctctctcccttcctgtctatttctatctgtccctctctctgtctctctctctttcgtcaTGGTTGATAGTCCTTAACTACATGGCTACACTTACTCATTTCTAATTCTAGCAGCCCATCTGCAGGACTTAAATACAGTCAGAGTGCAGAACAGACATTAACAACAccccaggagggagagggggaaggggaggggaaggggtacacaaaaaaactggatagagggtgatggaggacgatctctcttttggtgatgggtatgcagcagaactgaatgacaagataacctggaaatgttttctttgaatatatgtaccctgatttattgatgtcaccccattaaaataaaaatttatttataaaaaaacccaaaaaacaaaataacaacaacaccCCAGTCTCTCAATGTTTTTCCTGTCACAGCTGTGCCCTTGCCAGAATAAATCGGGGACACCAGGGATCCTCCCCCATATCAATTTAGGTCTCTATCCATCCGCATCTTCTCTCCTGTCAAAAGTGTAcatttgcctgacttgtggtggtgtagtggataaagcgtcgacctggaaatgctgaggtcgccagtttgaaaccctgggcttgcttggtcaaggcacatatgggagttgatgcttccagcttctccccctgtctctctctccctctctgtctttctctctcacctctaaaaatgaataaataaaatttaaaaaaaaaaagagaaagcaatcaatgaacacttaaggtgttgcaatgtgtgcaatgaaaaaaaaaaaagtgtacatttGTGTACAGGTACAGTTCCATATCTTTATGGACAAAAAGTAACAAAGGAGGGTAAGAGACCTCCAGAGTGCTATGCACTAATGGAGAAGCCCACATGTGGGCAATTAGGAAACCCAATATAGAGAGTGAgataagcaaaacaaagaaaataagaggcaaaaaaaaaaaaagaaagaactaccATCTTCATTCCCCCAAGCCTCACCTGAATCAAAGCAATGAGAGGAGAGATGACAATGGTGATGCCTTTGGCCAATACAGCAGGCAGCTGAAAGCAGAGGGATTTTCCTGCCCCTGTGGGCATGCACACAAAGACATCCTTGTCACCTGAAATAATACAAGAGAACATTTCAATGATTTCTGCccttttatctttcctttaaaaaGGCTTTTGAAAACTAAATGAGAATGTAAAAGAGCCCCAAGcagagtgtctggcacatgggGGGTTGGGTCTCAATATAACCTTAATTCCCTTCCCATCCTTTTGATGAAAAGGGATATAGGAACAtttgaaaaagaacacaaactaTTTCAAGTAATGGTAATAATGACTACAAGGTTAAGAAATCTGAGTCTGCTGGAATATACATGATTGAACTAAATAACAATGAAAGTCAAATACTTCCTAGATGAGTGGGCATATCTGTGTAGACTTGGAAGCAACATCATCTAGatgttttatgtttataaatgttACAGTGTAATTAATATTACAGTGCTGATCACTCTTGACAACTTCCATTTGTCAACAACTCAGGTTTATATTATTactccttccttctctgtttcGGTTCCAGGCcactcagtttttttgtttgtttgttttttgtatttttctgaagtgaaaagccaggaggcagaaagactctgcatgtgcctgaccaggatacacccagaaTGCtcactgggggtgatgctctgcccatctggggcgttgctctgttgcaaccagagccattcttgagCCTGGGGCaaagatcatggagccatcctcagcgcccagaccaacttttgctccaatggagccttggctgagggaggggaagagagagacagagagaagggtggagaagcaggtaggcacttctgtgtgccctggccgggaatcgaacccgggacttccacacaccgggccgacgctctaccgctgagccaaccaaccagggccaggcCACTCAATCTTTAACAAAGGGTTACCTAGGTCAGTGACTGGATTAGGCTATCCTGCTACTCCCACACAAACTAATGGGAATCTATGAACTGTTTTCAAACACAATTTGTAGTTCTGACTGTGAAATGTAAGAAACAGAACAGCTGGGTGGTTCTGCCAATAAAACTGTAAGTTTTGGATAACAAGTCTACAACATTTCCAAAACCTATTAAAGAACCAAGGGTGGGGAGATAGGAAAGGTTAGAATGAGTGTTCCACAGCAGTGCTACAGTATAGCCAGCATAAATGTAAAAACAGGTAGTTTGACAATGTTACCTTTCACTACAGCCATGGTCGCACTCTCCTGTAAAGGCGTCTTAAAAGAGTCAAACCCAAAGACCTTCTTCAACGTGCTCCGGACTCGACATTCAGGGTCAAAAGGAGAGAAATGGTGGACGTTCATCTTAGCGACAGACAGTGGCCAAATGTTAAGGAAAAGGTGGTCACATGATTGTGACAagaacctctgttctggttttATAATACTGCTTATTTTTCTCAATGAGTATAAATTTACTTGGTTACACTCAAGcagtatattgttttcaattaatACAGCTCTAGGTGAACAGCCTCAAGAAATACATTGCTACGTAATTAACAGCTCCACTTTTACGtcagtgaaaataaaaactgaactaTTCCAGGCGACAGTATATATAGCACAGACCTAGAAAGTCACAAGAAGAAACACAAAAGTCTTCGGAATAGTTTGGAAAAGGAGGAACTGTTTGTCTAAGACCCACCTTCTGCTCCTTCTACAGGCATAACCATGACGATTATTCTTCCCCCCACTACTCCGACCCTCTTCCCAACTCCCAGAGGAGAATTCTTTCCTCCTCTGAGTCCCAAATcaactcttttcttccttcctcggTCGAAGTCTCCCTCTTTTCAATCCTAGATATTAGACAGAGCTGGTCCTGGACCACCCAGGAGCGAAGGGCTCTTCTGCAGGGCCGTTGATGCCTGCTGGCTCAGGAACTACACGAAAACCCGCATCGCCACCGCCAACACTGGGAAACCAAACAGCTGAACATTTATCATCCGGTAAATTCTATGCAACCTTGGGTCCGTCGCGCAGTAATGACGTTGCACTAGCGCTACGCGAGGGGCGGGGCCAGGCGCAAAAACAGCCGTCTCGATTGGTTCCCGGTCTGGAACGGACGCGGGATCTCCTGGGATCCGGAAGAACTCGCCTTTCCGCACTGAAGTCGGCTTTCTGGAGTCATCGAAGTGAGCCACGCAGGGACTGTGGAGCTAAAATGGCGGGGAAGAAAAATGTTCTGTCTTCACTGGCAGTATACGCGGAAGATTCAGAGCCCGAGTCTGACGGCGAGACTGGAGTCGAAACGGCAGGCAGCGCAGCTGGTGAGGCCCAAGAAGGGAGGTGGAAGGGAAAAAGGAGGTGTTTGCCCGGAATGCTGCTCTCCTggcagaagggaggaaaagagatggTCATTGTGCCCCAAGAATGGGTCCCGAAGCCCTATGGGGTTCTTGGCGGACGCTCTGTGGTAATAATGGATCGTTTTCTCCCATTGATTCGATTATTCTGGCTAAACGACTAAAAATCTTTGCAGGGCATCTTGCTGACAGAGCGATAGACAATGGGTGGAGAGGGCCCGAGGTTACTGAAATCCTACCTaccgtattccccatgtataagacgcactatTTTTTCGAAAAACTTGGTGTTTAAAagctgggtgcgtcttatacaatggttgtaattttttttttcttcatttttccaaagctggaaacggggaggcagtcagacagactcccgcatgcgcccgaccgggatccaaccggtatgcccaccagggggcgatgctctgcccctctggggcgtcactctgttgcatccagagccactctagcgcctgaggcagaggccacagagccatccccagcgcccgggctacctttgctccaatggagcctcgctgcgggaggggaagagagagacagagaggaaggagagggggaggggtggagaagcaaatgtgcgcctctcctctgtgccctggccgggaatcgaacccgggactactgcacgccgggccgacgctctactgctgagccaaccggccagggccaatggttgtaatttttttacttgcatttcacgcggatgaggagttgcatgaattttatggtgaataaaacttgagtttagaaacttgatgtaatacattttttttcaaatttcgggccccaaaattaaggtgggGGAATACGGATTGATGGAAGAGAGTGATGAGTAAAACGTAGGTGAGAGATGGTAAAGGTTGTATCTTATTAGATTTATAACTTTTAACTGGTAATGTACCCTAGATGCATCTTGGAGCTTCTAAAAAATTTGTCTGGTCTCTACTGTGAGAGTCTGATTTCTGTACATCTAGGTTAGATCTGGCATATGTGAGCTTTCCAAGGCTCCTTGGTGATTTCATTATTTTGTGAGTTAAAACCCTTCGGTGATTTGTTGCCCTAGTCAGGTTGAGAATCACGATGTTAGGAAGTAAGAACAGATTTATTTGGGAGCATAGAGAGGCAGTAAGTTACCTAACatttctgggccttggtttcctcatctggaaaatgaggggGCTTGGACTAGGTTAGCTACTCTCGGTTTTGTTtgtggtgggttttttgtttgtgcttttttttttttacagagtcagagagagggatagagacagacaggaacggagagagatgagaagcatcaatcatcagtttctctttgtggcactttagttcattgattgctttctcatatgtgccttgaccacgggccttcagcagaccgagtaaccccttgctcaagccagcgaccttgggtccaagctggtgagcttttgctcaaaccaaatgagcccacgctcaagctggcaacctcggtcggggtctcgaacctgggtcctccgcatcccagcccaacactcttatccactgcgccactgcctggttaggctgtggtgttttttttttaaatagagaatgaaagagagagagagcaagaaacgttgatttgttgttccacttatttatgcattcattggttgattcttatatgtgcactGAGGCTGGATGGGACCCCAACTTCTGGTgtacatcaggatgatgctctaaccagccaaacTACCTTGCCGGGCTGCTACTGAGTTGTGTGTGGTCTTTGCCAGTCTGGAGGTTCGTCTGGTGATTTCCCAgtaatttgtattgttttgtaggttttgtttttgtttgcttgtattgTTTTAAACGTAATAAAAGATTGTTTCTCAAGTGGGTGTGATTGGAAAGCCCCATGTTCAAGCTCCTGTTCCTAGACGAGGACACACATAAATGAGGATGACGGAGTACTTGAGATGAGTTCAATGGTGCCTAAAATACAAGGTAGACATCAGTAGAGGTACTCAACAGAATCTGGGGCCTAAGGTCATTTATCATGAGATTTAGGTTCTCTTTTTATCTTAAGATATAGTACTATCCACTCAAATCACTGAAAGGTTTTTTTGAATTTtcccccttatttatttatttatttatttattcctctgTTTAAGAGGAGAAAGGCGGACTAGTATCTGAAGCCTATGGAGAGGATGATTTTTCTCGCATTGGGGGTGATGAAGAAGgttatgaagaagaagaagatgacaaCAGCAAACAATCAGTAAGTAAAtctgttcctggccctggccggttggctcagtggtagagcatcggcctggtgtgcaaggggtcccgggttcgattcccggccagggcacacaggagaagcgcccatctgcttctccacccctcccccttttccttcctctctgtctctctcttcccctcctgcagccaagtctccattggagcaaagatggcccaggcgctgtggatggctccttggcctctgccccaggcgctagagtggctctggtcacaacagagcgacgccccaaggggcagagcatcgccccctggtgggcagagcatcgcccttggtgggcatgccgggtggatcccggttgggcgcatgcgggagtctgtctgactgtctctccccgtttccagcttcagaaaaatacaaaaaaaattttttaaaaaaaagtaaatctgtTCCTAAATTCAGAGCTGCTCATAGCACCATTTTATTTGTTAGGAACTTTCTAAACTGTTCCAACAGCATTCTATTTCAGACCTAATTtcatcccctcttccccactcTTTGTTTGGTGTCAGTTAAGGAAACTGGATTGGATAGTGGCAATTCTGTTTGAAAATCAAGTTTGGTTTTTACCTGGACCATTTTATAATAATCTTTGAATTTAAAGTGTGGAGAAAAGATAATGAATAACCCAGATATCAGTGGGTGTTTTATGTTGGTTTTCCATGTGTAGATCATTTATTccggggttttttttcctttgttttgttcttatcaagatttcatttattctgttTGTAACAGTGTATTTG
This genomic interval carries:
- the RECQL5 gene encoding ATP-dependent DNA helicase Q5 isoform X7; translation: MNVHHFSPFDPECRVRSTLKKVFGFDSFKTPLQESATMAVVKGDKDVFVCMPTGAGKSLCFQLPAVLAKGITIVISPLIALIQDQVDHLLALKVRVSSLNSKLSAEEKKELLSDLEKEKPWTKLLYITPEMVASASFQPTLNSLVSRHLVSYLVVDEAHCVSQWGHDFRPDYLRLGALHSRLAHAPCVALTATATPQVQEDVFAALHLKQPVAAFKTPCFRANLFYDVQFKELLSDPYENLRDFCHKALGQKADKGLSGCGIVYCRTREACEQLAIELSYRGLNAKAYHAGLKASERTLVQNEWMEEKVPVIVATISFGMGVDKANVRFVVHWNIAKSMAGYYQESGRAGRDGKRSWCRLYYSRNDRDQVRFLIRKEVEKLREKRGNKTSDKAAVFAFDALVTFCEELGWKRGETDSCMCLTGIHLARPPGGDALPTRGRRSAPPGRRSVATRATLAPGAEAKEPSPAPGPSLLQWSLAAGGEERDREKGEGEGWRSRWALLLCALAGNRTQDFCTPGRRSTTEPTGQDSINFFSAGPIRKFCFKQSKFFYSRIMCVCVCMCVYPLKIFIIFKKKKILL